In one Brevibacillus composti genomic region, the following are encoded:
- a CDS encoding potassium-transporting ATPase subunit F, which translates to MIIVAVFTVLIFLYLVFALVNPEKF; encoded by the coding sequence ATGATAATAGTTGCTGTTTTTACGGTTTTGATTTTTTTATATCTCGTTTTTGCTTTGGTGAATCCCGAAAAATTTTAA
- a CDS encoding Na-translocating system protein MpsC family protein, whose amino-acid sequence MIGEHPQEVEVRVIKNHIVIIAKGTPTIEHSISVHTIRGRSIHQTIVEMDRDRLQALLKPKVAAIVGCRVTSIQSDICIGTGEKMELIHLDCDIEHKYMHD is encoded by the coding sequence ATGATCGGTGAACATCCGCAGGAGGTGGAAGTAAGAGTCATTAAAAACCATATCGTGATCATTGCCAAAGGAACTCCAACAATTGAGCATTCCATCTCTGTCCATACCATACGCGGCAGAAGCATTCATCAGACGATAGTCGAAATGGATCGCGACCGATTGCAAGCGCTGTTGAAACCTAAAGTGGCTGCAATTGTCGGTTGCCGCGTCACTTCCATTCAATCCGACATTTGCATCGGCACCGGGGAAAAAATGGAGCTGATTCATCTGGATTGCGATATCGAGCACAAGTATATGCATGATTAG
- a CDS encoding ATP-binding protein, giving the protein MHKWNAVWISLRSYVSTTLLIALMTMVLKPFGLAFDLVNIALIYLLPVLFNAVFGGLRPAFYAAILGVLAFDFFFVPPVLSFTVSDLRYLVSFGVYLAVAALTASLAAKLKQQVLFSKQREAHTAALYALSKQMSAIADIHSMLDNFSRQVSQTLDTEIAIYLADDQNTLKLAHESADLPDCRQENTEMSIAKRVFEHVETAGMEISRLNESPGYFIPLRTEDRTYGIIALYPNEARTGITTEQKRLFEALGGLAASAIARLRLAEEARIAHLTAESERLRTAILDSVSHELRTPLATIIGSATGLIEGGHIFSAEDRMELLVTIRDDALRMNRLVTNLLSMVQLESGMLRLRKNWCDVEDLIGVTLSQVKDFQQHRKLRTELPDDGPIMVLGDEVLLEQMLVNVVSNAIKYSPDYSEIVLSVKTGEAGVVISVSDTGIGLNEDEYDRIFEKFYRSTAAKQITGTGLGLAICKGIVELHEGTISAQPKEPRGTIVTITLPLNKQDDLLAAAEERGTTNHDHE; this is encoded by the coding sequence ATGCATAAATGGAATGCGGTATGGATTTCGTTGCGATCGTACGTAAGCACGACTTTGCTGATCGCTCTCATGACCATGGTATTAAAACCGTTTGGTCTTGCTTTTGACTTGGTCAATATTGCTCTTATCTATTTACTCCCGGTTCTTTTCAATGCCGTCTTCGGGGGACTGCGTCCTGCTTTCTACGCGGCGATCCTGGGTGTCTTAGCCTTTGATTTCTTCTTCGTGCCTCCTGTACTGAGCTTTACCGTATCAGACTTGCGCTATCTGGTTTCATTTGGCGTCTATTTGGCGGTGGCAGCATTAACGGCCAGCCTAGCGGCCAAGCTGAAGCAGCAGGTCCTCTTTTCCAAGCAAAGGGAAGCTCACACAGCTGCGTTGTACGCGCTTAGCAAGCAGATGAGCGCGATCGCGGACATCCATTCCATGCTGGACAATTTTTCCCGACAAGTTTCGCAGACCCTTGACACAGAAATCGCGATCTATTTGGCGGATGACCAGAATACCCTGAAACTTGCCCATGAGTCTGCCGATCTTCCTGACTGCAGGCAAGAGAATACGGAAATGTCTATCGCAAAGCGAGTGTTTGAGCACGTCGAGACGGCCGGAATGGAAATTTCGCGTTTGAACGAATCTCCGGGTTATTTTATTCCGCTTCGGACCGAAGACCGCACATATGGTATCATCGCGCTCTATCCGAATGAAGCGCGAACCGGGATCACAACCGAGCAAAAGCGGCTCTTCGAGGCTCTCGGAGGCTTGGCGGCCAGCGCAATCGCTCGCCTCAGGCTGGCGGAGGAAGCCCGAATTGCTCATCTAACAGCAGAGTCGGAACGCCTTCGTACTGCAATTTTGGATTCGGTCTCCCATGAACTACGCACCCCTTTGGCAACCATCATCGGCTCGGCAACCGGTCTGATCGAGGGCGGGCATATTTTCTCTGCAGAGGATCGAATGGAGCTTCTTGTCACGATTCGTGACGACGCCCTTCGTATGAATCGCCTAGTGACGAATCTGCTCAGCATGGTGCAGCTGGAGAGCGGGATGCTGCGCCTCAGGAAAAACTGGTGCGATGTGGAGGACTTGATCGGCGTCACGTTATCTCAGGTCAAAGACTTTCAACAACATCGAAAGCTGCGCACCGAGTTGCCGGATGACGGGCCCATTATGGTCCTGGGTGACGAAGTATTGCTAGAGCAAATGTTGGTCAATGTCGTGAGCAATGCGATCAAATACAGTCCGGATTATAGTGAAATCGTCCTGTCAGTGAAAACCGGGGAAGCAGGCGTTGTCATCTCGGTCTCCGATACGGGGATTGGACTGAACGAGGACGAATACGATCGGATATTCGAAAAGTTTTACCGTTCAACCGCTGCGAAGCAAATAACCGGTACGGGATTGGGACTTGCCATATGCAAAGGAATCGTCGAGCTTCATGAAGGAACGATATCGGCGCAGCCGAAGGAACCGCGAGGGACCATTGTAACGATAACCCTTCCCTTAAACAAGCAAGACGACTTGCTTGCAGCAGCTGAAGAAAGGGGAACCACGAATCATGACCATGAATGA
- the kdpB gene encoding potassium-transporting ATPase subunit KdpB, producing the protein MNTKQKNMLSAEIVKKAILDSFIKLNPVVMMKNPVMFVVEAGTFVVLLMTLFPGYFGTEGRVGFNLAVFLILLFTVLFANFAEALAEGRGKAQADTLKKTKKEIMANKVIGNSVKVIPSTELRKGDVVIVSQGEMIPGDGEVIDGLASVDESAITGESAPVIKEAGGDFSSVTGGTRVVSDRITVRITSDPGESFIDRMIALVEGAKRQKTPNEIALNTLLVSLTLIFLIVVVTLAPMADYLGIKLEIPVLISLLVCLIPTTIGGLLSAIGIAGMDRVTRFNVLAMSGKAVEAAGDIDTMILDKTGTITFGNRMASEFIAVGDTTVETVAEWAAVSSVKDETPEGRSVLELMKKEGYTYPTNAAEGAEFIEFKAETRMSGIDLPNGRKVRKGAVDAVKAWVSAQGGVIPTDLEQKGNAIASEGGTPLAVAVDNRIYGLIYLKDTVKPGMRERFDQLRKMGIKTIMCTGDNPLTAATIAREAGVDDFIAESKPEDKIAVIKREQAAGKLVAMTGDGTNDAPALAQADVGLAMNSGTTAAKEAANMVDLDSDPSKIIEVVAIGKQLLMTRGALTTFSVANDIAKYFAIIPAMFMQAIPEMNVLNVMGLGSPMSAILSALVFNAIIIPLLIPLAMKGVAYKPMSSAQLLSRNLLIYGLGGVIAPFVGIKLIDMVVHLWV; encoded by the coding sequence ATGAATACGAAACAAAAAAACATGTTGTCCGCCGAGATCGTAAAAAAGGCGATCTTGGACAGCTTTATCAAATTAAATCCGGTTGTCATGATGAAAAATCCGGTCATGTTTGTCGTCGAAGCAGGAACGTTCGTCGTGTTGTTAATGACGTTGTTTCCGGGCTACTTCGGTACCGAAGGACGAGTTGGATTTAATCTGGCGGTTTTTCTAATTTTGCTATTTACCGTGCTGTTCGCCAACTTCGCCGAGGCATTGGCTGAGGGCAGAGGAAAAGCGCAGGCCGACACTCTCAAGAAGACGAAAAAAGAAATCATGGCCAATAAAGTAATCGGCAACAGTGTGAAGGTGATTCCGTCCACGGAACTGCGCAAAGGCGATGTTGTAATTGTCTCGCAAGGGGAGATGATTCCGGGTGACGGGGAGGTCATTGATGGGCTCGCTTCCGTGGACGAGTCAGCCATTACCGGCGAATCCGCTCCTGTCATCAAAGAAGCAGGCGGCGATTTCAGTTCGGTAACCGGCGGCACGCGGGTCGTTAGCGACCGGATAACCGTACGGATTACAAGCGACCCTGGCGAATCGTTCATCGATCGGATGATCGCATTAGTCGAAGGCGCAAAGAGACAAAAAACGCCAAACGAAATCGCGCTGAATACCCTGCTTGTCAGCCTGACCCTGATTTTCCTGATCGTTGTGGTGACATTGGCGCCGATGGCCGATTATCTTGGAATCAAATTGGAGATTCCCGTTCTGATTTCGCTGCTGGTATGTCTCATTCCAACAACGATCGGCGGTTTATTATCCGCAATCGGTATTGCCGGGATGGACCGAGTAACCCGTTTCAATGTACTGGCCATGTCAGGGAAAGCGGTGGAAGCGGCAGGCGACATCGATACGATGATTTTGGACAAAACAGGTACAATCACGTTTGGGAACCGGATGGCCAGCGAGTTCATCGCGGTTGGGGATACGACCGTAGAGACGGTAGCCGAATGGGCAGCCGTCAGTTCAGTGAAGGATGAAACACCCGAAGGCCGATCCGTACTCGAACTCATGAAAAAAGAAGGGTATACGTATCCAACGAATGCGGCTGAAGGTGCGGAATTCATAGAATTTAAAGCGGAAACTCGCATGAGCGGTATCGATTTGCCGAATGGACGAAAAGTTCGCAAAGGCGCGGTTGACGCAGTCAAGGCTTGGGTCAGTGCACAAGGAGGGGTTATTCCCACCGATTTGGAACAAAAAGGGAACGCGATCGCATCGGAGGGCGGAACGCCGCTCGCCGTTGCCGTCGACAATCGAATTTACGGACTCATTTATTTGAAGGATACGGTGAAGCCCGGCATGCGGGAGCGTTTCGATCAGTTGCGAAAGATGGGAATCAAAACGATCATGTGTACAGGAGACAACCCGTTGACAGCAGCGACAATCGCACGAGAGGCCGGGGTGGATGACTTTATCGCCGAGAGCAAGCCGGAAGACAAAATTGCCGTGATCAAGCGGGAACAGGCGGCCGGTAAGCTGGTAGCCATGACCGGAGATGGAACGAACGATGCCCCGGCACTCGCGCAGGCGGATGTAGGACTTGCGATGAACAGCGGCACGACGGCAGCCAAGGAAGCGGCCAACATGGTCGATCTTGACTCCGATCCGTCGAAGATCATTGAAGTCGTAGCGATCGGCAAGCAACTGCTAATGACGCGCGGCGCTCTGACCACCTTCAGCGTGGCGAACGACATCGCCAAATATTTTGCCATTATCCCGGCCATGTTCATGCAGGCGATTCCGGAAATGAACGTATTGAATGTAATGGGACTCGGATCACCAATGTCGGCCATTTTGTCGGCGCTTGTGTTTAATGCGATCATTATCCCGTTGCTTATTCCGTTGGCCATGAAGGGCGTTGCCTACAAACCGATGAGTTCCGCCCAATTGCTCAGCCGGAACCTGCTTATTTATGGATTGGGCGGTGTCATCGCGCCGTTCGTCGGGATTAAATTGATCGACATGGTCGTTCACTTATGGGTGTAG
- a CDS encoding aspartate kinase, with translation MSLLVMKYGGSSVGDAKRIKRVARRIADRRQEGHQCVVVVSAMGDTTDDLIELSKEIAEATPSAREMDMLLSTGEQVSVALLSMALHALGEQAVSLTGWQAGIRTEANHGKARIIDIQADRIMNALYQGRIVIIAGFQGVTENGEITTLGRGGSDTTAVALAAAIRADLCEIYTDVDGVYSTDPRIVKQARKLKEISYDEMLEMAHLGAAVLHPRAVECAKQNKVKLVVRSSFTNHEGTQVKEETDMEQGIVVRGIAFDKPIAHVSLLDMPTNPSRLAAVFNSLANDDIDVDLIVQGGIRNGKADLSFTVSLADLEKAKSVLYHIQADVGFKNLETHSDLVKVSIVGAGNVSSPGLAATMFHTIAETGVSIYTVSTSEIKISCVIEGRRLHEVIRSLHTVFGLDEHEYVFVTDVSNE, from the coding sequence TTGTCATTATTGGTGATGAAATATGGCGGCAGTTCCGTAGGCGACGCCAAACGGATAAAGCGCGTTGCGCGTCGGATAGCGGACCGAAGGCAGGAAGGCCATCAGTGCGTCGTGGTGGTCTCCGCAATGGGAGATACGACGGACGATTTGATCGAGTTGTCCAAAGAAATCGCGGAGGCAACCCCTTCAGCGCGTGAAATGGACATGCTGCTCAGTACAGGAGAACAAGTTTCGGTTGCCCTGTTGTCGATGGCGCTGCACGCCCTGGGCGAACAAGCGGTCTCTTTAACCGGCTGGCAAGCCGGCATTCGTACAGAAGCCAACCACGGGAAGGCACGGATTATCGACATTCAGGCAGATCGAATAATGAATGCGCTATATCAGGGGCGCATTGTCATTATAGCCGGTTTCCAAGGAGTGACAGAGAATGGCGAGATTACGACGCTTGGACGCGGGGGCTCCGACACGACGGCTGTCGCGCTTGCAGCAGCGATCCGGGCAGATTTGTGCGAAATATACACGGATGTGGACGGTGTTTATTCAACCGATCCGCGCATCGTCAAGCAGGCCAGAAAACTGAAGGAAATCTCTTACGACGAAATGTTGGAAATGGCTCATCTCGGAGCGGCGGTTCTTCACCCCCGTGCGGTGGAATGTGCCAAACAAAATAAAGTGAAGTTGGTCGTTCGATCCAGCTTTACGAACCATGAAGGTACGCAAGTAAAGGAGGAAACGGATATGGAACAAGGAATCGTGGTTCGTGGCATCGCGTTCGACAAGCCTATTGCGCATGTAAGCTTATTGGATATGCCTACAAACCCAAGCCGACTCGCTGCGGTTTTTAATTCGCTTGCGAATGACGACATTGATGTCGATCTTATCGTTCAAGGCGGAATAAGGAATGGCAAGGCTGACCTGTCCTTTACCGTTAGCCTCGCCGATCTGGAGAAGGCAAAAAGTGTGCTTTATCACATCCAGGCAGATGTTGGTTTCAAAAACTTGGAAACCCACTCCGATTTGGTGAAAGTATCTATCGTCGGGGCGGGAAATGTCAGTTCCCCTGGTCTTGCAGCGACGATGTTTCATACCATTGCCGAAACCGGCGTTAGCATTTACACGGTCAGCACGTCTGAAATTAAAATTTCGTGCGTAATCGAAGGGAGAAGGCTCCATGAAGTTATTCGATCCCTGCATACCGTGTTTGGACTCGACGAGCACGAATATGTCTTTGTAACGGACGTAAGTAATGAATGA
- the kdpA gene encoding potassium-transporting ATPase subunit KdpA, which translates to MAILQLVAVIVILVFLVKPLGAYIFHVFSNEPNRTDKIFGPIERLIYGLTGLKNRAEMSWKRYTLSLILTNVILVAVSYLILRIQKWLPINPNGIDNMESTLSFNTVISFMTNTNLQHYSGETGLSYFSQMAVIMMMMFTSAASGIVVAIAFIRGLTSKGKTLGNFFTDFVKAHTRLLIPMAIIVTLALVALKVPQTLSPTVQATTIEGETQLIAIGPVASLVSIKHLGTNGGGFFGVNSSHPFENPSPLTNVIEMLSMWCIPAALTYTFGRFARNQKQGWVIFSAMLILFVAFLSVVYTSELRGNPALNALGIDASQGSMEGKEVRFGIAQSALFTTVTTAATTGTVNNMHDTLTPLGGLVPLSQMMLNCVFGGDGVGLVNMLMYAILGVFLCGLMVGRTPEFMGRKIEAREMKLVAIAILAHPLIILAPSAIAFLTDLGKGAISNPGFHGISQVLYEYTSSAANNGSGFEGLGDNTTFWNVSTGLVMLFGRYISIVALLGVAGSLAAKQWVPETIGTFRTDTKLFAGILVGTVLIIGALTFLPALVLGPIAEHLTLLK; encoded by the coding sequence ATGGCCATTTTGCAACTGGTAGCGGTCATTGTGATTTTAGTTTTTTTGGTCAAACCTTTGGGGGCATACATCTTTCATGTATTTTCCAATGAACCCAACCGGACCGACAAAATATTCGGACCGATTGAAAGGTTGATCTACGGACTGACCGGTTTGAAAAACCGCGCTGAAATGAGCTGGAAACGATACACGCTCAGCTTGATATTGACCAACGTTATTTTGGTGGCGGTCAGTTATTTGATTTTACGCATCCAGAAATGGCTGCCGATCAACCCGAACGGCATCGATAACATGGAGTCAACGCTTTCTTTCAATACGGTCATCAGCTTCATGACGAATACGAACTTGCAGCATTACAGCGGCGAAACAGGATTGTCCTATTTCTCGCAAATGGCTGTTATTATGATGATGATGTTTACATCAGCGGCATCCGGCATCGTCGTAGCGATCGCGTTCATTCGCGGTTTGACAAGCAAAGGGAAAACGCTCGGCAACTTCTTCACCGATTTTGTCAAAGCGCACACCCGTTTGCTTATCCCGATGGCGATCATCGTGACGCTGGCGCTGGTGGCTTTAAAGGTGCCGCAAACGCTTAGTCCGACCGTTCAAGCGACAACGATTGAAGGCGAGACACAGCTAATTGCAATCGGTCCGGTGGCTTCCCTCGTATCGATCAAGCACCTGGGAACGAATGGGGGCGGATTTTTCGGTGTCAATTCATCGCATCCGTTTGAAAATCCGAGTCCGCTCACGAACGTGATTGAAATGCTGTCGATGTGGTGTATTCCGGCCGCATTGACGTATACATTCGGCAGATTCGCGCGAAATCAAAAACAAGGCTGGGTGATCTTCAGCGCGATGCTTATCTTGTTTGTCGCCTTCCTCTCGGTTGTGTACACGTCGGAACTGCGGGGGAACCCGGCACTGAATGCGCTCGGAATCGACGCTTCGCAAGGAAGCATGGAAGGTAAGGAAGTCCGGTTCGGGATAGCGCAGTCGGCCTTGTTTACAACGGTTACGACCGCGGCGACAACAGGTACGGTCAATAATATGCATGATACCTTGACGCCGCTGGGTGGTCTGGTGCCGCTTTCGCAAATGATGCTGAACTGTGTATTCGGCGGTGACGGCGTCGGGCTGGTCAACATGCTTATGTATGCGATATTGGGCGTCTTCCTTTGCGGACTAATGGTTGGCCGTACGCCGGAATTCATGGGGCGCAAAATCGAAGCCCGGGAAATGAAACTAGTCGCCATCGCTATTTTAGCTCACCCGCTTATTATTTTGGCGCCCTCGGCAATCGCCTTTTTGACGGATTTGGGGAAAGGGGCCATCAGCAATCCCGGCTTCCATGGCATCTCGCAGGTACTGTATGAATATACGTCTTCCGCCGCGAACAACGGTTCCGGCTTCGAAGGTTTGGGCGACAATACGACGTTCTGGAACGTTTCTACGGGACTTGTCATGCTGTTCGGACGTTACATTTCTATTGTGGCACTGCTCGGCGTAGCCGGTTCCCTGGCGGCGAAACAATGGGTGCCTGAAACGATCGGAACGTTCCGCACGGACACCAAATTATTTGCGGGTATTCTCGTCGGTACCGTACTGATTATCGGAGCTTTGACCTTTTTGCCCGCCCTTGTTCTGGGTCCGATCGCAGAGCATTTGACGCTCCTGAAATAG
- a CDS encoding response regulator, which translates to MTMNEHGARILIIDDEPQIRKLLKVTLQAHQYAIYEASTGEEGLQQASLMLPDLIILDLGLPGISGMEVLGRIREWSNSPIIVLTAKDREEDKIVALDSGADDYVTKPFGMGELVARMRVALRHVAKSSNEPILQIGELTIDLAQRSVELKGERIKLTPTEYDLLKILASNAGKVVTQRQLLQQVWGSHHNETDSHYLRVYIGHLRKKLEEDSTRPKFILTEPGIGYRFLSRE; encoded by the coding sequence ATGACCATGAATGAACATGGGGCTCGCATTTTGATCATCGATGATGAACCCCAAATTCGAAAGCTTCTGAAGGTAACCCTGCAAGCCCATCAATATGCCATCTACGAAGCCTCGACAGGAGAGGAGGGCCTCCAACAGGCATCCTTGATGTTGCCGGACTTGATCATACTTGATCTCGGGTTGCCGGGCATATCCGGCATGGAAGTGCTCGGCCGCATCCGGGAATGGTCAAATTCGCCGATCATTGTGCTGACGGCAAAAGACAGGGAGGAAGATAAAATCGTCGCGCTCGACAGCGGCGCCGATGATTATGTAACCAAGCCGTTCGGGATGGGAGAGCTCGTCGCTCGAATGCGTGTTGCGCTGCGGCACGTAGCCAAATCGTCGAATGAGCCCATCCTCCAGATCGGCGAGCTGACCATCGACCTGGCACAGCGAAGCGTGGAGTTGAAGGGAGAACGGATCAAGTTGACCCCAACAGAATACGATCTGTTGAAAATTCTCGCCTCCAACGCCGGGAAAGTAGTCACGCAGCGTCAGCTGCTCCAACAAGTATGGGGCAGCCACCACAATGAGACCGACAGCCATTATTTGCGGGTGTACATCGGACATCTACGCAAAAAACTCGAGGAAGACTCGACTCGGCCCAAGTTCATTCTGACGGAGCCGGGGATCGGCTATCGCTTCCTGTCCAGGGAGTAA
- the kdpC gene encoding potassium-transporting ATPase subunit KdpC produces the protein MNHSEQHFQGLSRGSYLFSMIRLSLLFILLCGIVYPLVCTGIAQLLMSDQANGSLIKSSSGEIIGSELIGQNFTDPKYFQGRVSSIEYKAEASGSNNYGPSNPDLLKRTEESVEAWKANNPDVPVSQLPIALITNSGSGLDPHITPESANVQIPRISKLTGLSSSELEKLVQEHTEGRDLGIFGDPRVNVLKLNIALRELMK, from the coding sequence ATGAATCATTCAGAGCAGCATTTTCAGGGACTTTCCCGCGGATCTTACTTGTTTTCCATGATTCGGCTCAGTTTGTTGTTCATATTGCTATGCGGAATTGTGTATCCGCTCGTTTGCACCGGCATCGCGCAACTTTTGATGTCAGATCAGGCTAACGGCAGTTTGATCAAAAGCAGCAGCGGAGAAATCATCGGTTCCGAATTAATCGGGCAAAACTTTACCGATCCAAAATATTTTCAAGGCCGGGTCTCCAGCATTGAATACAAAGCGGAAGCCTCCGGTTCCAACAATTACGGGCCATCGAACCCGGACTTGCTGAAAAGGACGGAGGAATCCGTTGAAGCGTGGAAGGCAAACAATCCGGACGTTCCTGTTAGCCAATTGCCGATTGCCTTGATCACGAACTCCGGTTCAGGGCTGGATCCCCATATTACGCCAGAATCCGCCAACGTGCAAATTCCGCGTATCAGCAAGTTGACCGGTTTGTCTTCGAGCGAGCTCGAGAAACTGGTACAAGAACATACCGAAGGACGGGATTTGGGGATTTTCGGGGATCCAA